From the Primulina tabacum isolate GXHZ01 chromosome 3, ASM2559414v2, whole genome shotgun sequence genome, one window contains:
- the LOC142538631 gene encoding glutathione S-transferase T3-like: MTSSKRGVVFSIEEDKLLVMNLDVSQNPIIGINQSRDKLWSRVAFTYNEQLTGKSTEPRIIKALQCRWFNINKIVQKFSSCVSQVELSRPSGASEKDILDQAKALFKQSAGSTWRLDHVWSLLKDQEKFRSSNTILPNFIPNHGSIDSSQSDYSPNTESPTPDSPGLSRFAIKLDEDNPSGGSSQRPIGIKKGQSQKKSY, from the exons ATGACTTCATCTAAACGTGGTGTTGTATTCTCAATCGAGGAGGACAAACTACTCGTGATGAATCTTGATGTCTCCCAAAATCCAATAATTGGTATAAACCAATCACGCGATAAGTTATGGTCACGAGTGGCATTTACATACAACGAACAACTCACCGGTAAATCAACAGAGCCTCGAATTATTAAGGCCCTCCAATGTCGCTGGTTCAACATAAACAAAATTGTCCAAAAATTTAGTTCATGTGTTAGCCAGGTGGAACTTAGCCGTCCAAGTGGTGCTTCTGAGAAAGACATT TTGGATCAAGCAAAAGCTTTATTTAAGCAATCAGCTGGGTCGACTTGGCGGTTGGATCATGTATGGTCTTTACTTAAGGACCAAGAGAAGTTTAGGTCATCAAACACTATTTTACCTAATTTCATACCAAACCACGGGAGTATCGACTCATCCCAGTCTGACTATTCTCCCAACACCGAATCACCGACACCCGATTCTCCAGGGCTATCTAGATTTGCTATAAAACTGGATGAAGATAATCCGTCAGGAGGGAGTTCTCAGCGTCCAATTGGCATTAAAAAAGGCCAAAGCCAAAAGAAAAGCTACTGA